The proteins below come from a single Arthrobacter sp. B1I2 genomic window:
- a CDS encoding acVLRF1 family peptidyl-tRNA hydrolase, which yields MPAPGSPGALSSVRTAFVSGARLSGWAGRFGTSHGGYRLQDDDDGLRLVAGDGTEALLGAPWPVDGRPGRGADGLERLASLASQPRRLGLLLVRRGGYAIGVASEGTLLASKAGTRYVQSRTAAGGQSQQRFARRRGNQADALVAAVAEQARLVFAGHAFEYVVPGGDRGLADLVLEEPLLRDYARLPRLAYLDVVEPRAAVLKKAAADACSVRITVTDPPGG from the coding sequence ATGCCCGCCCCAGGTTCACCCGGCGCCCTGTCCTCCGTCCGGACGGCGTTCGTTTCCGGCGCCCGGCTGTCAGGCTGGGCCGGGCGGTTCGGCACCTCCCACGGCGGTTACCGGCTGCAGGATGACGACGACGGCCTCCGCCTTGTGGCGGGCGACGGCACCGAGGCGCTGCTTGGGGCGCCGTGGCCGGTGGATGGCCGTCCGGGGCGGGGTGCGGACGGCCTGGAACGGCTGGCGTCCCTCGCGTCCCAGCCCCGCCGGCTGGGACTGCTGCTGGTGCGGCGGGGCGGTTACGCAATCGGGGTGGCAAGCGAGGGCACGCTGCTGGCGTCCAAGGCAGGCACCAGATATGTCCAGTCCCGTACCGCTGCGGGCGGCCAGTCCCAGCAGCGCTTTGCCCGTCGCCGCGGCAACCAGGCGGACGCCCTGGTGGCTGCTGTGGCGGAACAGGCAAGGCTGGTCTTCGCCGGCCACGCCTTCGAATACGTGGTGCCCGGTGGTGACAGGGGGCTGGCTGACCTGGTCCTTGAAGAACCTCTGCTGCGTGATTATGCACGCCTGCCGCGCCTTGCCTACCTGGATGTAGTTGAGCCCCGGGCTGCCGTGTTGAAGAAGGCCGCCGCGGACGCCTGCTCCGTGCGGATCACGGTGACGGACCCACCGGGTGGTTGA
- a CDS encoding APC family permease yields the protein MSEPQQLQRRLGTFDATAIGLGSMLGAGVFVVFAPAAALAGNLLVLSVVVAGVVAYCNAVASAALAARYPTSGGTYVYGRKQLGEWPGFLAGWGFVTGKTASCAAMALTFGSYVAPDYAVPVAVAAVVALTGVNLLGITRTALLTRILLCVVLATLVFVAIAAILGPHPAAEPTGVPSGGAGGVLPAAGLMFFAFAGYARIATLGEEVKDPARAIPRAILAALAAAFAIYLALALLLLNHLPGGQLAASRTPLLDAVLKSGLSAGAPLVQAGAAAACLGALLALITGVGRTTLAMARERDLPGPLARVGGRHTVPFVAELAVAAVVILLLLTTDVMTVVGFSSFGVLLYYAVANASAYTMEEHPGYAPRWLNAVGFVACLVLAFTLPPVSVLTMAGVLAAGVAGRWLVLRLRQHQPRA from the coding sequence ATGAGCGAACCGCAGCAGCTGCAACGCAGGCTTGGCACCTTTGATGCCACCGCCATCGGCCTGGGCTCCATGCTGGGCGCGGGCGTCTTTGTGGTGTTCGCCCCTGCTGCCGCTCTGGCCGGGAACCTGCTGGTCCTGTCCGTGGTGGTTGCCGGAGTTGTGGCGTACTGCAATGCGGTGGCCTCTGCCGCCCTCGCCGCCAGGTACCCCACCAGCGGCGGCACCTATGTGTACGGCCGGAAACAGCTGGGCGAATGGCCGGGCTTCCTGGCCGGCTGGGGTTTCGTGACGGGCAAGACGGCGTCCTGCGCGGCCATGGCTTTGACGTTCGGCAGTTATGTGGCGCCGGACTACGCAGTCCCGGTGGCGGTGGCCGCCGTCGTCGCCCTCACCGGCGTCAACCTGCTGGGCATTACCCGGACCGCCCTGCTGACGCGGATCCTGCTGTGCGTGGTCCTGGCCACCCTGGTGTTCGTTGCCATCGCCGCCATACTGGGTCCGCACCCGGCGGCGGAGCCCACAGGGGTGCCCTCCGGGGGTGCGGGCGGTGTCCTCCCTGCCGCCGGGCTGATGTTTTTCGCCTTCGCCGGTTATGCCCGGATCGCCACGCTGGGGGAAGAGGTCAAGGATCCCGCCCGCGCCATCCCCCGCGCCATTCTCGCGGCCCTCGCAGCCGCTTTCGCCATCTACCTGGCCCTGGCGCTGCTGCTGCTGAACCATCTCCCGGGCGGGCAGCTGGCTGCCAGCCGGACCCCCCTCCTGGACGCCGTGCTCAAGTCAGGGCTGTCGGCCGGCGCGCCGTTGGTGCAGGCCGGAGCCGCGGCCGCGTGCCTGGGCGCATTGCTCGCGCTGATTACGGGGGTGGGCCGCACCACATTGGCGATGGCACGCGAACGCGACCTCCCCGGTCCGCTGGCCCGGGTGGGCGGCAGGCACACGGTACCGTTCGTCGCCGAACTTGCCGTGGCGGCCGTCGTCATTTTGCTCCTCCTGACCACCGATGTCATGACGGTGGTGGGCTTTTCAAGTTTCGGCGTGCTGCTTTACTACGCCGTGGCCAACGCCTCCGCTTACACAATGGAAGAGCACCCGGGGTACGCACCCAGGTGGTTGAACGCCGTCGGCTTCGTGGCATGCCTGGTGCTGGCCTTCACGCTTCCGCCGGTGTCGGTCCTGACCATGGCGGGGGTCCTTGCCGCAGGCGTGGCAGGGCGCTGGCTGGTGCTGCGGCTCCGGCAGCACCAGCCGCGGGCATAG
- a CDS encoding GNAT family N-acetyltransferase produces the protein MDAAWPALERHDAGSWVLRAAGGVTQRANSVWPRALDAGQSDDDLPALLADARSWYRSRRLPVIFQVFDDVRNAALNAVLDEQGFTRQSETVIMVRGTRGAGDAQVDAGVGIAAEPSEEWLRLWWDVDGRGGGEALATARKILTGCPSLYALLRDDDGTPAAVGRLAVPATGPGAWGGLYGMATRPDFRRRGYAARILRSLVQAGTAQGLDGYWLLVTAANHGAQELYAKAGFREAGRYLYRQERPRRSLTGC, from the coding sequence ATGGATGCCGCCTGGCCTGCCCTTGAACGTCATGACGCCGGTAGCTGGGTCCTGCGCGCCGCCGGCGGAGTGACGCAGCGTGCCAACTCCGTTTGGCCACGTGCCCTCGACGCCGGGCAATCCGATGACGATCTCCCTGCCCTGCTCGCGGATGCCAGGTCCTGGTACCGCAGCCGCCGGCTGCCGGTCATCTTCCAGGTGTTTGATGACGTCCGCAACGCCGCACTGAACGCCGTCCTCGACGAACAAGGCTTCACCCGCCAGTCCGAAACCGTGATCATGGTGCGTGGCACCCGCGGGGCCGGGGATGCCCAGGTTGACGCCGGCGTCGGGATCGCAGCAGAACCCTCTGAGGAATGGCTCCGGCTCTGGTGGGACGTCGATGGCCGCGGTGGTGGGGAGGCCCTCGCCACTGCCCGCAAAATCCTGACAGGCTGCCCCTCCCTGTATGCCCTGCTGAGGGACGACGACGGCACCCCCGCCGCCGTCGGCCGGCTTGCCGTTCCTGCCACCGGGCCGGGCGCCTGGGGTGGCTTGTACGGGATGGCCACCCGCCCGGATTTCCGCCGCCGCGGCTACGCAGCCAGGATCCTGCGGTCCCTGGTCCAAGCGGGGACCGCGCAGGGACTGGACGGGTACTGGCTCCTGGTCACAGCGGCCAACCATGGGGCGCAGGAGCTTTATGCGAAAGCCGGGTTCCGCGAAGCCGGCCGTTACCTGTACCGGCAGGAGAGGCCCCGGCGGTCACTGACCGGCTGCTGA
- the aspS gene encoding aspartate--tRNA ligase, with product MLRTHDLGSLRSEHIGQTVTLAGWVGRRRDHGGVAFVDLRDASGVAQVVVREEEVFHGLRNEYVLQVTGTVSRRPEGNENPALATGEIEVMADKVVILNTSDPLPFQIDEHVEVGEEARLKHRYLDLRRPGPSRNLRLRSEANRVAREILHQDGFVEIETPTLTRSTPEGARDFVVPARLSPGSWYALPQSPQLFKQLLQVGGFEKYYQIARCYRDEDFRADRQPEFTQLDIEASFVDQDDIIALGETIVKALWKLIDVEIPTPIQRITYADAMARYGSDKPDLRFGVELTELTEFFKDTNFGVFKAPYVGAVVMPGGASQPRRTLDGWQEFAKQRGHKGLAYVLFKEDGELAGPVAKNLTDTERAGLAGAVGAKPGDCIFFAAGEKTAARALLGAARVEIGHRTGLIDPSAWAFCWVVDAPMFEPAAAAVASGDVAVGAGKWTAVHHAFTSPKPEFLDTFDKDPESALSYAYDIVCNGNEIGGGSIRIHERDVQERVFELMGLDREDAHTKFGFLLEGFKYGAPPHGGIAFGWDRVVALLAGVESIRDVIAFPKTGNGFDPLTQAPAPITPQQRKEAGVDFKPEAKKPEEKK from the coding sequence GTGCTGCGCACACATGACCTCGGATCCCTTCGTTCCGAGCACATTGGACAAACCGTAACCCTGGCCGGCTGGGTGGGCCGCCGTCGTGATCACGGTGGTGTGGCATTCGTGGACCTGCGCGACGCTTCCGGTGTTGCCCAGGTGGTGGTCCGGGAGGAAGAAGTGTTCCACGGGCTGCGCAATGAGTACGTCCTGCAGGTGACCGGCACAGTTTCGCGGCGCCCCGAGGGCAATGAGAACCCTGCCCTGGCGACTGGCGAAATTGAAGTGATGGCCGACAAGGTGGTCATCCTCAACACTTCGGACCCGCTCCCGTTCCAGATCGACGAGCACGTGGAGGTCGGCGAGGAAGCCCGGCTCAAGCACCGCTACCTGGATCTGCGTCGTCCGGGCCCCAGCCGCAACCTCCGCCTGCGTTCCGAGGCCAACCGGGTGGCCCGGGAAATCCTCCACCAGGACGGCTTTGTGGAAATCGAGACCCCCACGCTGACGCGTTCGACGCCCGAAGGGGCGCGCGACTTTGTGGTCCCGGCCCGTCTTTCCCCGGGTTCCTGGTACGCCCTGCCGCAGTCTCCGCAGCTTTTCAAGCAGCTCCTGCAGGTGGGCGGTTTCGAGAAGTACTACCAGATTGCCCGCTGCTACCGGGACGAGGACTTCCGCGCCGACCGCCAGCCGGAATTCACCCAGCTGGACATCGAGGCGAGCTTCGTGGACCAGGACGACATCATTGCCCTGGGCGAAACCATCGTCAAAGCACTGTGGAAGCTGATCGACGTCGAGATCCCCACGCCCATCCAGCGGATCACCTACGCGGATGCAATGGCCCGTTACGGCTCGGACAAGCCCGACCTCCGTTTTGGTGTTGAACTCACCGAACTCACCGAATTCTTCAAGGACACCAACTTCGGCGTCTTCAAGGCACCGTATGTTGGTGCCGTCGTGATGCCGGGCGGTGCCTCCCAGCCCCGCCGCACCCTGGACGGCTGGCAGGAGTTCGCCAAGCAGCGCGGCCACAAGGGCCTGGCCTACGTCCTCTTCAAGGAAGACGGCGAACTGGCCGGGCCCGTTGCCAAGAACCTGACCGACACCGAGCGTGCCGGCCTGGCCGGGGCAGTGGGCGCCAAGCCCGGCGACTGCATCTTCTTCGCCGCCGGCGAGAAGACAGCGGCCCGTGCCCTGCTGGGTGCGGCGCGCGTGGAAATCGGCCACCGGACCGGTCTGATCGATCCCAGCGCCTGGGCTTTCTGCTGGGTGGTGGACGCACCGATGTTCGAACCGGCCGCCGCCGCAGTGGCTTCCGGCGACGTGGCCGTCGGCGCCGGCAAGTGGACGGCCGTCCACCACGCCTTCACCTCGCCCAAGCCGGAGTTCCTGGATACGTTCGACAAGGACCCGGAATCGGCCCTTTCCTACGCCTACGACATTGTCTGCAACGGCAACGAAATCGGCGGTGGTTCCATCCGTATCCACGAGCGCGATGTCCAGGAACGGGTCTTCGAACTCATGGGCCTGGACCGCGAGGACGCCCATACCAAGTTCGGCTTCCTGCTGGAGGGCTTCAAGTACGGTGCGCCTCCGCACGGCGGCATCGCGTTCGGATGGGACCGCGTGGTTGCCCTCCTGGCGGGCGTCGAGTCCATCCGCGACGTCATCGCCTTCCCGAAGACCGGCAACGGCTTCGACCCGCTGACCCAGGCGCCCGCGCCGATCACGCCGCAGCAGCGGAAGGAAGCCGGCGTGGACTTCAAGCCCGAGGCCAAAAAGCCGGAAGAAAAGAAGTAA